The sequence below is a genomic window from Glycine max cultivar Williams 82 chromosome 20, Glycine_max_v4.0, whole genome shotgun sequence.
GGGGAATGAAGGATTTGATTCTGATGAAGTTGAGAGTGGGAAGTGAAAGGAACAGAAGCAGAGGAATAGAAGGGTCTTAAGGGTGAAAGAGATGATGGATGCCATGGATTGGTGCAGAGTAGTGTTTGACCGTGAGAGCttgtatattaaatttaatagctttttttttttgacaatgtTAAATTTAATAGCTAGCTACGGATggttaatgaaataaaaatactgaacaTGTTACACgagggatttttttatttatttatttcttaggGTGTAAAAAAATCAGTTCGGATTCAATTAGACTATAACGGAatctaaattgaatttatttatttttgaactaattaaaaaagaaaaataaatatactgtTTTATAAAACCAATTCGATTTatccaattatttttataaaaccagTTTGATAAACCAAATTGATTttcactttaatattttttattaaaaataaatagtttaaaaatcatttcaaatttatcttacttttagaattagtttaaaatcacttaaaaataaGTTCAGAATCAATCTTTTAAAAccactttaattttaaattgattaatataaaatcaaatcaattaaaacaatttaaaaccaatttaatttattttttttattcaaataatttttgtacGGCCCTAATTATTCTCCTCCTTCTGTTGGATACGTGAAAACTGGaaagcatttttcttttcaaatctcacagtattatttttctcacttatttttatgattagtGTTAGCAAAGTTCATACTTTTAACCAAGGGTGTCATTGTTACCCGcaacttttccttcttttttcttatttttaatcatataataatcttatatctttaataatttgttattataaaaattaataaatttatcataataataatttttattggatggcaatataatgtttttttttactctttcaaTGCATAAATTATTTGCTCATACATAACATATATTTCATCCATTTTACTTTTgctatatttgataaaattagatGAAAGATTAACTGAAAGTTGAAAGACTAGTTTATACGTTAAAACTTAATGAGAAGCTACTAAAAAATTTTATCAAACCAAATGAATTTttcaattagtaaaaaaaattaaaaaatcaattacacattaaacattttttttccatggAGTACGGGAGTAGTTATTATTGTATTATAAATAAGGAAAATGTCTAactatttagaaaaataaagaatatattaggaagttaaataaaatattttatgaaattcaaaatattaattttatttcttaatatttgtGTCCAAACCTTAAACGTCATAAAAAATGGAACACAAtgagtaataatatataaaatatatataatagtcaTGCTAAGTAAGTGATAGAAATCAAAAAATAGGTATGACAACTAGATAAGTGGGAGGCGGATTTGATCTTCCCATCCCCGCAAAAAGCATGATAgatttggatttgattttataaatgatGAAGACAAAAAAGTGTAACTCAACTctattcttatttgattttattaggTTTAAAAAATCACACGTGAAACTCATGTTAcacttttctaaaatttatttgttcatatatattttaaataaatcatagattaaattattagttatattttaattcaaccaatatttataaaaaactattaaagAATCAATACGAGAagaatatttaagaattaaattataattttatttcaatgtataattttttactctcttatttaattagtattataattatattattatatagttaattattaaaataattattctatatttaaatgtttataaaaataaaaattacataattataatatgtatatatatatatatattaaaggaattatatataaatgtataattatattataaataattaaaaatatatgcataATAGGGTGGATATGAGGCACGGAATAACCCAAACTCATCCCACTTTCCTAAGTTGAGTAAAACCCAAACTTGATCAAAGTAGgttttttccattaaaattgGGACGAGATTGAATGGATACCCACCtgtttgattttctattttgtcATGCCTATCAAGAAAAGCCTccaagaagagaagaaagatcTAAGAGGAAGAAGCTTTTAATTGGGCTAAAAgaaattgttaaataaagagCTTAGAGGGACGACCTCATTATTATGATTAGGGTGTAAATACCAATAAGAGAATGAGTAAagagttaaaagaaaaatttagagCTTATCAACACATTATGTTCAAGCCTAAAATGGAAGAAGAGAGTCCATGATGGTGCACATGAAAATTGACCGCCAAATAATGCACCAACATGGGCTTAGAACctaatatttgtttcattttgtttatttgtttttggacCAATTTTATTAGTAATAAATGGATTGATTTGATGCTAAGTTTCGAGCCCAGGATTTCTATAAGAATGTAGTTCCTATCATTTTGGGAGTTGAATAATATTTGAGGTTTATTTCATTGTGAGTGTGAGTAGAGTAGTGATTGATTTTTTGGTTCCTAGATTAGAaccttattttgaattttatcaaaGTTTTTCATACCTTTGTAGTGATTTCTTGCTTGACTTATTAGAGTGTGGTGccttcctttccttttcttgtctatgtcatttttttttttctatttcttatttCAATCATTTTATTCATGTTAGCaccattaatataattttttattgttttgtgctAAAATTCTTCTTCTACCCTGtctcttatcttattttgtCTCAATTCTTGTTACAAGACAACTAACTCAAGAAAGATTTGTAAAACAATATATGACTTCTATTGAATATCATAATAAGATTTTGAAAGTAATTATtacaaatgataatgaaaaagaacaatgaagatGGAAGTGCACAAATATGATTTAAAGAGTAATGAAGATGGgtgtaaaaaatatgttttaaagaatgaaaaatgagtaaaaattaggattaataattttttggtagCATAAGCAAAATCAGGGGATAAGATAATAATGAAGATGAggtaaaaatagaatttatatatatatatatatatatatatatatatatatatatatatatatatatatatatatatatatgatatttcgataataaaaaatatatgaagaaagatgaggtgtaattattaattaggaAAGTGTAAATATCAAAAGCTTGTTTGTTCCCATGCATTGTGAGTTAACTTGAACCCTTAAAGAATattaacattataattttacaaatttgcaaatactaaaaaaaattacttaataatttaaaatttaattatgcaattaataatatttataattacttaattaatagtagattttttaattaataattgaaacttaaaaaaataaattacttaacgagattatattttgttttattttttaatattaatatattacttaatataaatttcttatagtaatattatttattcactACCTATTCTATCATAGGTCAACCACCATTAAACCATCAAAACTTAAATCATAATATTGTCTATGTCTGATACAcctcaaatacaaaataagaTAACGTATATATTATCTAAAAAATCATCTAGTACACATCAAATATTGTATAATATGGTAGCGTTTTTCAGAATTTTTCTTAggctttttttaatctatttcaagctatccttttttatctttatttctgaaataaattttaatattttaaaagaatttatcaataattaaaaataaccttttatcttaaatctaaaatataaagtacgcgttaaaaatatttatttattataaattttaattaaaatataatttatatattaaaataaatatttattataaattttaattgcatAAAATAAACCTTCATTATGTACATTATCCCcactaaaatactaattttctatgaatttgtttgtgtttaaatttaaacaaataaaattatcattatttctattttgttttatatattgccATCTTAATTGACACCTGTCACATCCTATTTGGTACTATCTAAATATCTAAATAGGGTGATAATTCAGTTGGTTCACAATTCACTTATCAAAATATCTCAGATCTATATAGAGTACAGACTGtttgttgattaaaaatataaaatataaaacactttCCTTTACAGAGCAGATTATTTGGCAAAGTCGAGTTCTCTTTTATTCTAAACACGGCAATGAACAActgtaattttctttttgaattgcCCTGAATTTGGACAACTAAAGGTTAAATTCAAGTAACTCAATCCGAATAAAATCACTTTCACCAAATTTGAATGCCACTATGTTCCTAAATATTTGAATACGAAATTCCAAGTACCCGAGTCTACAAATCAAGACTAATGACTCCCTACAAATTCTTCTTTATTTCAGTGTCATGTACACTTGAAATTTGataataagtttaaataattctttttgattcctataattataataactttatttttttttatttttacattttaaatttgaagtatcttattttagtttttataatcatatttttaatttttaattattattatttaaaataatctaataaCCTTATTACattcaaaatctttaaaattactacAAGGTGAAAAACCgctaaaaaagataatttaaaactataaaaatcgaaaatagatattttaaattataaaattaagaaaattagtaatatttaccaaaagataattaatgctttattatcaatttagttcttaatttattttaaataattcaatttagtttccaaatttttaaaagtttcaatttaatttaaatttaaggaacaaactgattattttttttttataaatttaagaatcaaattaaaattgtaaaagattaagtataaaattgatttatttttaagaatttgaggagtaaattgaatcttttaaaaatttaagaattaaattatataatctgaagattaaattaataattaaggtgaatgtttttttgaagaaattaagcTGAATAATTAAACCctgatagtaaaataaaaacaaataagcgTCAggtaacaataaaataaaacacaggCCGCCAACTATAATTACATAACAAGATCACCACACACACTTATTCTGAGTAATCACAAACACAACTAAGAAGCCAATCCAAACGAATCTGCGGTGATCCAAAGAACCTCCACTCCCCACCATCACATGTCACGTCGCCCCCACGCagcgccgccgccgccgccgcggTCACTCCACAAGCAACAGTCGTGGTCGCCGGACATGCTCCGCGACGAGGCGTGGCAGCGGCGGAAGGACAACAACCACCCCGTGAACCGCCGCCAGCACCGGCTGAGCAAGAGCCTCTCGGAGGACGACTTGGACGAACTGAAGGCGTGCTTCGAGCTCGGGTTCGGGTTCGATTCGCCCGAAATCGACCCGAAACTGTCGAACACAATCCCCGCTTTGGAGTTGTACCATGCCGTTAACAAACAGTACAACCACCACAGCTTGTCTAGGTCATCTTCTTCGTCTTCCCTTGTCTCCGACAGCGACACTACTAGCCCCACCACTATTTTCAATCCAGGTAGTTCTTGttcaataattcaatttttttttaattgattttagattTTGTTGTTAATTCAATAAGATTTCAAATATTGGTCACAGTCGCGTTGCTGGGTTTGTTGATATTGCGATTAATCGCCGAAAAGTGGCCGATACGATCTTAATTACGGTCGCATACagttaaaattttttgttgtgaCTTCAATCACGGTTGCGGACCATTTTTCAAAGCCTTGATCACGTATTTCATCAGCGTTGTGCCAGTTAAAATTATGGATTTTTTCTATGACCACTTACTTAGGATAAAACATTTATACAAATTTGATTGTatgattaaattattaagtttattttaagtTTGGTGTTgtcaatttgattaaattttgagAGCATGTGGTAAGTCTTCGCTGACAGCCTTAACATTCTACTGGCGCTTTGTGCTGTAGAATTAGACATGTCTtcttattctattattttctctcagaatttttttttgtaagaaattgataatatgattaaattattaGGTTTACTTTAAGATTGGTGTTACTGTTGTcattttgattgaattttgaGTGAATGTGGTTATTATTGTGAAGGGGATGATTTGGCTGCGAAGAAGACTCGTTTGAAGCAATGGGCACAGGTGGTTGCTTGTTCGGTGTGggaatcttcttcatcttcgTGTTCAAACCCTTCCGACCAAGTTAATTAACAGTTTTTGAATACCTCGGACATGTACCTGAAGCCCGCAGGAACAAGACCAGTGTGAATTAAATTGGACTCTAATTTGTTCATAGATGATAGtctttggtggtttcttctgagttttttttttcttaagatttattatttatatatttcgaAATGTGTTGTTTACCAATGCAATATATATGTAGCTGTGTACATTTCCGGACTCAAACATCGGTTGTGTTAATTTGAGTTCTTTTGCAAGTGGCTAGATGTCCGAGGGGGCTGAATTTAGGTTGATTGACTGGTTGGTGattcttttcaatacaattaacgttgatgttttttattgttcatgtaattcatattttgtcttggattttttttttttttggatgtttGGTAGATATTCACGCAAGTCACTAACCTATTAATCGGTTGCGTTAAAAACAAGAGAAAGGAAAATACAAAatagggaaaagaaaaatagaaaaaacatttttcttttccttttccttttcttttttactcatTTGGAATAAATTTCTCATATGAAAAGAGAAGtaagggaaaaaaagagagaagtatTTTGAAAGTATTGAAagcttttaaagtttttaagacattaattagatgtatttaattttaatactttcccttttatttaatgttttcttcgtaaatcataaaatatgaaGATTTGAAGGAGTATAAAATATTACTCCTGCGcttaatcttttttgttttgagaTAACTCTTGGCTTAGTCTACTCCTTTATTGAATGTAGctataaaatgtcaaatattgTCAAGTTATGATTGAATTTCAGTGAAATCCAACCTAATTGGATTAGACTCGTTTATTTATGTACAATATTATTCTTAATGAGTTTCAACATTCCCTTCCCCCAAATGTATTTTGGAACCCCTTGTGTTGCTTCCTTGGTCAAGTGACACTTCCCTCAATCATGGTTTAGACGCGATGCCAACAAAGGTAAGTGATGTTGGAGTGTGGTGTGGGGGTTAGGCTTAATCGGAGTGGGTGTTCCTAATAACGGATCCACAAATTTTTTTAGTGGAAATAAGaaatagtttataatatttttacaaaataaaaatatggtaagattttacaaaatacatgaaaaaagaataattcaaaatatttgaaCTTCTACAAGTTACAATTGTTCTTTAtgcattttcattgaaaatgctATGTGATTGTTTCATTctcaatattaaaataaatatcaatctATCTATATATGTAACATTAACAAAATAATCATTCAATCATTCATCTTCTCTCGTGATTGTGTActatatttttcacaaaattagtTGCAGAAAAACATCTTAAATGATAAATTCTATCAATCCATTTCTTGCTTTATTTGGGAATTGAGATGAAATCATtcaaatgaaaacatgtagtGTAAGTTAGTAAATGAATTGTTGTATTCTATTGAAATTAGAGGAGTTGAAGCATTAAAAATTAGGTTATTATTTTGGCCTCTATTTTTATAGGTTCAATTTGATCtcttaatttatatacattaaattcACTTTAGcccctttatttttaaaatttctaattaggtttttatttttttaagtgaattcAATTtggtctcatttttttaaaatatccggAGATGATGGAAGAAAAATGAGACCAAattgaactaattttaaaaaaaataaaaaaacctaattgaacattttaaaactaaaaaggccaaattgaacctaaaaattaaattagaggaccaaagtggtaattaaatctaaaaattaaaaggataaaatagtaaaattagtatcaatttattctcttttttatttcttatatatatatatatatatatatatatattacaaaaattatcttataagaacaatacctattttttattacacatatataagcaaaaagaaaaaaaaaattagtgggTTGCCCCCACTAAACAATAAGTGGATTTGTCCTCGGGTGCCGGAACGTATTTGAAGATTTTCAAGTATATTATGGAATACCTATTCTGTAATATACTTAAAATCTGAAAATCTGCTATGAAACACATATTCTGTAATACaaaacttttgatttttggcttaTGGAATAAGTATTTTAGAATAGATTTTGTTTGGAACACATTTGGAGATTTTGAAGTCTATTATGAAATATCTGTTTGGTAATACAATTGTAAATATGGAAATTTGCTACAAAACACCTATTATGTTGGCTTATGAAATAGATATTCCAGAACACATTTCAATCAAAACACATGTAGATTTTCATGTCTATTATGGAATACTCGTTCCatacataatatatttgtaGATTTGGAAATGTGATATAGAACACTTATTCCGTAATACAAAACTTTTGCTTTTTGACTTATGAAATAGATATTTTGGaacatattttagatttacaaGTGTATTACAAAATGTGTATTCCATAATAAACTTGTAAATCCCAAAACGTGTTTCAAAATACCTATTTTAGAACAATACTTTgcatttttcttccaaaataggTGCTCCAGAATTTGGGGGAAGGGAGTGTCAAGGCTAATTAAGGGTAATATTATTCACACAATGAAAATGGGAAGTGTAGAAAGCAGGTATGGAAGTGCAGAAAGTAAATACCTTATGTATGAGTTGGATAGTgggttctatttttttaacctGATCCAACCCAtagcatataattaaatttattattatataaattaattattaaatacaaaaaatattaatttatagctaacataatttgttaaattattaaattaaattacccatgatttttttaagttatttttatcactatcttgattttgtttatattttctcATGCTAATAgtctaatataatattttatttctatttaaaataataatattatattagcaTTGAAACTATTAATTCCACATGTCAAATATTATCACAATTGGATATCTTTGGAGTACATCTAGTTATTATAtacttacaaaattttaaacaaaaataaagtatgattctaacattttaatttttgcaaaataaaataaattttaaatatatagacCTGATCAATACAATTTGATCCAATTCATTTGTGATTTAATTGGTTTGGATCATGTCTactaataaaattacataaactcAATTCAACCCAGTAAAATTTTATTCAGGTGA
It includes:
- the LOC100779573 gene encoding uncharacterized protein — encoded protein: MSRRPHAAPPPPPRSLHKQQSWSPDMLRDEAWQRRKDNNHPVNRRQHRLSKSLSEDDLDELKACFELGFGFDSPEIDPKLSNTIPALELYHAVNKQYNHHSLSRSSSSSSLVSDSDTTSPTTIFNPGDDLAAKKTRLKQWAQVVACSVWESSSSSCSNPSDQVN